One genomic window of Sphingopyxis sp. OPL5 includes the following:
- a CDS encoding aspartyl/asparaginyl beta-hydroxylase domain-containing protein, translating into MTGEGTWLEQARAAHRRGDDAGESAALDAAIRADRANIAAILAMAELKRRLSDDRAAGSFYRLALGTAAQARSVPPTLHPGLQRAEIFLAATEQAFADHLLGQLRGAGIDAAGATPRVAEALRMLAGDQPLYLQQPSMFYFPGLTQRPFFDRADFGWVPAVEAATNAIRAELQALIAGTADRFGPYVTASPDRPPPNNPLLDKADWGAAWLWKDGEIAEGMDMLCPEALAALAQAPQPVIPGRAPLALFSRLKPGTHIQPHHGMLNTRLICHLPLIVPDGCGLRVGAETRAWREGELTIFDDSFEHEAWNRGTSDRTVMLFEIWRPDIDADERDQLTRIFSAIDSYSEQ; encoded by the coding sequence ATGACCGGCGAGGGGACATGGCTGGAGCAGGCGCGCGCGGCCCACCGGCGCGGCGACGACGCGGGCGAAAGCGCCGCGCTCGACGCCGCGATCCGCGCCGATCGCGCCAATATCGCCGCGATCCTCGCCATGGCCGAACTCAAGCGCCGGCTGTCCGACGACCGCGCCGCGGGCAGCTTCTATCGCCTCGCGCTCGGTACCGCCGCCCAGGCCCGCAGCGTCCCGCCCACGCTGCACCCCGGCCTCCAGCGCGCCGAGATCTTTCTCGCCGCGACCGAACAAGCCTTTGCCGATCACCTGCTCGGCCAATTGCGCGGCGCGGGGATCGACGCCGCCGGCGCGACCCCGCGCGTTGCCGAGGCGCTGCGCATGCTCGCCGGCGACCAGCCGCTCTACCTGCAACAGCCGAGCATGTTCTATTTCCCCGGCCTGACGCAGCGCCCCTTTTTCGACCGCGCCGATTTCGGCTGGGTGCCCGCGGTCGAGGCCGCAACCAATGCGATCCGCGCCGAACTGCAGGCCTTGATCGCGGGTACCGCCGACCGTTTCGGCCCCTATGTCACCGCCAGCCCCGACCGGCCTCCCCCCAATAATCCGCTGCTCGATAAAGCCGACTGGGGCGCCGCCTGGCTTTGGAAGGACGGCGAAATCGCCGAGGGCATGGACATGCTCTGCCCAGAGGCCCTCGCCGCGCTCGCGCAGGCGCCGCAACCGGTGATCCCGGGCCGCGCGCCACTCGCGCTCTTCTCGCGGCTCAAACCCGGCACGCATATCCAGCCGCACCACGGCATGCTCAACACCCGCCTGATCTGCCACCTGCCGCTGATCGTCCCCGACGGCTGCGGTCTGCGCGTCGGCGCCGAGACGCGCGCATGGCGCGAAGGCGAATTGACGATCTTCGACGACAGTTTCGAACATGAAGCGTGGAACCGCGGGACCAGCGACCGCACCGTGATGCTCTTCGAAATCTGGCGCCCCGACATCGACGCCGACGAGCGCGACCAGTTGACGCGCATCTTCTCCGCGATCGACAGCTATTCAGAACAATGA